A single region of the Polycladomyces zharkentensis genome encodes:
- the metH gene encoding methionine synthase → MGIQPLAERMREKILILDGAMGTMLQNARLTAEDFGGEEYEGCNEILNLTRPDLIQSIHEAYLEAGADIVETNTFGATSVVLAEYGLENRVEEINRAAVACARKAVDKWKRDGSPRYVAGAMGPTTKTLSVTGGVTFDQLVDAYYEQARALLLGGVDALLLETSQDTLNVKAGGIGIRRAFAELGTEVPILISGTIEPMGTMLAGQNVEAFYVSISHLRPLSVGLNCATGPEFMRDHLRTLASMAGCGVSCYPNAGLPDEEGRYHETPEGLAAKLAAFAEAGWLNMAGGCCGTTPDHIRALAEALKDKRPRPVPERRIPAVSGIEPVYVEADNRPILVGERTNVIGSRKFRNLIQEGEYEAAAEIARKQVKNGAQVIDVCLADPDRDELEDMRRFLTYAVKVIKAPLMIDSTSPEVMEEALKFSQGKAILNSINLEDGEERFERVVPLIHRYGAAVVVGTIDERGMAVDRERKWEVAERSYRLLTEKYGIPEEDIIFDPLVFPVGTGDEAYIGSAKETVEGIRLIKERLPRCQTILGISNVSFGLPPAGREVLNAVFLYHCTKTGLDYAIVNTEKLERYASIPQEEVRLAERLLFETNHENYEAVLAEFVQFYRAKKTETKSSGETLPLEERLAQYIVEGTKDGLIDDLKLALEKYSPLEIINGPLMAGMDEVGRLFNDNQLIVAEVLQSAEVMKAAVAFLEPFMEKTESNIKGKILLATVKGDVHDIGKNLVEIILSNNGFEVVNLGIKVPPEQLIAACRKEQPDAIGLSGLLVKSAQQMVITAQDLKTAGINVPLLVGGAALTRKFTETRIRPEYDGLVLYAKDAMDGLELANRLTDPDKRKQLERQWQEQLTAATAVEVRPSEETVSEAPRRSDVSREAPVFIPPDFERHVLRNYPLSHLRPYINEQMLLGKHLGLKGNVEQLLASGDEKALRLREEVDRLLAEARENGILQAHGMYRFFPAQADGDAVLVFDPNDTNRVLQRFDFPRQKKPPYLCLADFLRPKESGVMDVVGFLVVTAGAGVRELAEEWKQRGDYFRSHLLQATALELAEAFAERLHQVMRDVWGFPDPPEMTMKERFGARYQGIRVSFGYPACPRLEDQEKLFALMEPEDIGVHLTDGWMMEPEASVSAMVFAHPEARYFNAE, encoded by the coding sequence ATGGGTATTCAACCGTTGGCAGAACGGATGAGAGAAAAAATCCTGATTCTGGACGGCGCGATGGGAACGATGCTGCAAAATGCCCGTTTGACGGCGGAGGATTTTGGTGGTGAAGAGTATGAGGGATGTAACGAAATACTCAACCTGACACGCCCCGACCTGATCCAATCCATTCATGAAGCGTATCTGGAAGCGGGAGCAGACATTGTGGAGACCAACACGTTCGGTGCCACGTCGGTGGTGCTGGCCGAGTACGGACTGGAAAACCGTGTGGAAGAGATCAACCGCGCAGCGGTGGCCTGCGCCCGCAAAGCCGTTGACAAATGGAAGCGGGACGGTTCTCCCCGGTATGTGGCCGGGGCGATGGGACCGACAACCAAGACGCTCTCGGTGACGGGCGGTGTCACGTTCGACCAACTGGTGGATGCGTATTACGAACAGGCGCGTGCACTGTTGTTGGGCGGCGTGGATGCGTTGCTGCTGGAGACATCCCAGGACACGCTGAATGTGAAAGCGGGCGGAATCGGAATCCGGCGGGCATTTGCGGAGTTGGGAACCGAAGTGCCGATTCTGATTTCCGGCACGATCGAACCGATGGGCACGATGTTGGCCGGGCAAAATGTGGAGGCCTTTTACGTGTCCATCTCCCATCTCCGCCCCTTGTCCGTGGGGTTGAACTGTGCGACCGGCCCGGAATTTATGCGTGACCACTTGCGGACGCTGGCTTCGATGGCCGGTTGTGGGGTAAGCTGTTATCCCAACGCCGGTCTTCCGGACGAAGAGGGAAGGTATCATGAAACGCCGGAGGGACTGGCCGCCAAGTTGGCTGCCTTTGCCGAAGCCGGGTGGCTCAATATGGCGGGCGGATGTTGCGGTACGACACCGGATCACATCCGTGCGCTGGCGGAGGCGCTGAAGGACAAACGCCCCCGTCCCGTACCGGAACGGCGCATCCCGGCGGTATCCGGCATCGAACCCGTTTATGTGGAAGCGGACAATCGACCGATTCTCGTCGGTGAGCGGACCAACGTGATCGGGTCGCGCAAATTCCGAAACCTGATCCAGGAAGGGGAATATGAAGCCGCTGCGGAAATCGCCCGAAAACAGGTGAAAAACGGCGCTCAGGTGATTGACGTGTGCCTGGCTGATCCCGACAGGGACGAACTGGAGGATATGCGGCGGTTTTTGACCTATGCCGTCAAGGTGATCAAAGCGCCGCTGATGATCGACTCCACATCGCCCGAGGTAATGGAGGAGGCGTTGAAGTTTTCGCAGGGCAAAGCCATTCTCAATTCGATCAACCTGGAAGACGGGGAAGAGCGCTTTGAAAGGGTGGTGCCCCTGATTCACCGCTACGGCGCGGCGGTCGTCGTGGGCACGATCGACGAACGGGGCATGGCCGTCGACCGCGAACGGAAGTGGGAGGTGGCTGAACGCTCCTACCGCTTGTTGACGGAAAAGTACGGCATTCCGGAAGAGGACATCATTTTCGACCCGCTGGTTTTCCCCGTCGGGACGGGTGATGAAGCGTACATCGGATCGGCCAAGGAAACCGTGGAGGGCATTCGTCTCATCAAGGAACGTTTGCCGCGTTGCCAGACGATCCTGGGCATCTCCAACGTGTCGTTCGGATTGCCGCCGGCGGGACGGGAAGTGTTAAACGCCGTCTTTTTGTATCACTGTACCAAGACGGGATTGGACTACGCCATCGTCAATACCGAAAAACTGGAGCGTTATGCGTCCATCCCGCAGGAAGAAGTCCGTTTGGCGGAGCGGTTGCTGTTTGAGACCAACCATGAAAACTATGAGGCAGTGTTGGCCGAGTTTGTCCAGTTTTACCGCGCCAAAAAAACGGAGACGAAGTCATCGGGAGAAACGTTGCCGTTGGAAGAGCGGCTGGCGCAATATATCGTGGAGGGAACCAAGGACGGATTGATCGATGATCTCAAGCTGGCGCTGGAGAAGTACAGCCCGCTGGAGATCATCAACGGTCCGCTGATGGCCGGGATGGACGAAGTGGGACGGTTGTTCAACGACAATCAACTGATCGTGGCCGAAGTGCTGCAAAGTGCCGAAGTGATGAAGGCGGCTGTCGCGTTTCTGGAGCCGTTTATGGAGAAAACAGAGTCGAACATCAAAGGCAAGATTCTGTTGGCCACGGTCAAGGGAGATGTGCACGACATCGGCAAAAACCTGGTGGAAATCATCCTGTCCAACAACGGATTTGAAGTGGTCAACCTGGGGATCAAGGTGCCGCCGGAGCAACTGATTGCCGCCTGCCGCAAGGAACAGCCGGACGCCATCGGTTTGTCCGGGCTGTTGGTCAAATCGGCACAACAGATGGTCATTACCGCACAGGATTTGAAAACGGCAGGAATCAACGTTCCCTTGTTGGTGGGAGGGGCTGCTTTGACCCGAAAGTTCACGGAAACCCGTATCCGCCCCGAATACGACGGGCTGGTTCTGTACGCCAAAGATGCGATGGACGGATTGGAATTGGCCAACCGGCTGACTGACCCCGACAAACGGAAACAGTTGGAGCGTCAGTGGCAGGAGCAGCTCACGGCGGCGACCGCTGTGGAGGTTCGACCGAGCGAAGAAACGGTGTCAGAGGCACCGCGACGGTCTGATGTTTCCCGCGAAGCACCGGTATTTATCCCGCCGGATTTCGAACGGCACGTTTTGCGGAACTATCCGCTGTCCCACCTGCGTCCGTACATCAACGAACAGATGCTCTTGGGCAAACATCTGGGACTCAAAGGCAATGTGGAGCAGCTGTTGGCAAGCGGCGACGAAAAAGCGTTGCGGTTGAGGGAAGAGGTGGACCGTCTGCTGGCGGAGGCGCGGGAAAACGGGATTTTGCAGGCGCACGGGATGTATCGGTTTTTCCCCGCACAGGCGGATGGAGATGCCGTGCTCGTGTTTGACCCGAATGACACGAACCGTGTGTTGCAACGGTTTGATTTCCCCCGCCAGAAGAAGCCGCCCTACCTGTGTCTGGCCGATTTCCTGCGGCCGAAAGAGTCCGGCGTGATGGATGTGGTCGGGTTTCTGGTCGTGACGGCGGGCGCGGGTGTCCGGGAGCTGGCCGAGGAGTGGAAGCAACGGGGCGATTATTTCCGTTCCCACCTCCTGCAGGCGACGGCGTTGGAATTGGCGGAGGCGTTTGCGGAGCGGCTGCATCAGGTGATGCGCGACGTGTGGGGATTCCCCGATCCGCCGGAAATGACGATGAAGGAACGCTTCGGCGCCCGTTATCAGGGGATTCGCGTCTCGTTCGGTTATCCCGCGTGTCCCCGTCTGGAAGATCAGGAAAAGTTGTTTGCTTTGATGGAACCGGAGGACATCGGTGTTCACCTGACGGACGGGTGGATGATGGAACCGGAGGCATCAGTGTCCGCGATGGTGTTCGCCCATCCGGAAGCACGATATTTCAATGCGGAATAA
- a CDS encoding NAD(P)/FAD-dependent oxidoreductase, giving the protein MKYDVIVIGGGPAGLMASASAGMHGAKVLLLEKGEKLGRKLAISGGGRCNVTNIKEIDELIRNIPGNGRFLYSVFSIFNNRDLVRFFEQAGVPLKEEDNGRMFPVSDSAQSVVRALVKRVKSVGTDIRLNMPVQRVLYENGKVKGVLCRNGDVWEAPAVVVAVGGKAVPQTGSTGDGYAWAEEAGHTITELFPTEVPLTSSDPLIQNRVLQGLSLRDVVVTVYSPKGKKLVQHRGDMIFTHFGLSGPAALRCSQFVVKALKKSGASSTPLAIDLFPDDSQGQLEQRWWEVRQQHPKKAVRNALRAFLPERLIPVLMERAHLPEDLTVSHLSREWLHRLCRESKHLTVMIDGTLPLEKAFVTGGGVHVKEIDPKTMQSKIMRGLYFCGEILDIHGYTGGYNITAASCTGFVAGKSAAELALAQPLRERNAL; this is encoded by the coding sequence ATGAAGTACGATGTGATCGTGATTGGCGGTGGCCCGGCCGGATTGATGGCAAGTGCGTCAGCCGGTATGCACGGTGCCAAAGTGCTGCTGCTGGAGAAGGGTGAAAAACTGGGGAGAAAGCTGGCCATATCCGGTGGCGGCCGGTGTAATGTCACCAACATCAAGGAAATCGATGAACTGATCCGGAACATCCCGGGAAACGGCCGCTTTCTCTACAGCGTGTTTTCCATTTTCAACAACCGGGATTTGGTTCGTTTTTTTGAACAAGCGGGTGTCCCGTTGAAGGAAGAGGACAATGGGCGCATGTTTCCCGTATCCGACAGCGCGCAATCGGTGGTGCGCGCGTTGGTGAAAAGGGTGAAATCGGTGGGAACCGATATTCGCCTTAACATGCCGGTTCAGCGTGTTTTGTATGAAAACGGGAAAGTCAAGGGTGTCTTATGCCGAAACGGCGACGTGTGGGAGGCACCGGCCGTCGTCGTGGCGGTGGGAGGAAAAGCGGTTCCCCAGACCGGTTCCACCGGGGACGGTTATGCTTGGGCGGAAGAAGCGGGACATACCATCACCGAACTGTTCCCGACAGAGGTGCCGCTGACGTCGTCCGATCCCTTGATTCAAAACAGAGTGTTGCAAGGCCTTTCCTTGCGCGATGTTGTTGTTACCGTCTACAGTCCCAAGGGAAAAAAGCTGGTCCAACATCGCGGGGACATGATTTTTACCCATTTCGGTCTTTCAGGTCCGGCGGCATTGAGATGCAGTCAGTTTGTCGTCAAAGCACTGAAAAAATCAGGTGCATCTTCGACACCGCTGGCCATTGACCTCTTTCCCGATGATTCACAGGGGCAACTGGAACAACGATGGTGGGAAGTAAGGCAACAACATCCCAAAAAAGCGGTGCGCAACGCATTGCGAGCATTTCTGCCTGAACGGCTGATCCCGGTTTTGATGGAACGGGCTCATCTTCCCGAAGATCTGACCGTATCCCATCTCTCCCGCGAGTGGCTTCATCGCCTTTGTCGGGAGTCCAAACACTTGACAGTCATGATTGACGGGACATTGCCGCTGGAAAAAGCGTTTGTGACCGGTGGCGGTGTTCATGTGAAGGAGATCGACCCCAAAACCATGCAGTCCAAAATCATGCGCGGATTGTATTTTTGTGGCGAAATCCTGGACATTCACGGCTATACGGGCGGTTACAACATTACCGCTGCCTCTTGCACCGGTTTTGTGGCCGGCAAGAGTGCGGCTGAACTGGCCCTCGCACAACCTTTGCGGGAACGAAACGCGCTTTGA
- a CDS encoding ABC transporter substrate-binding protein produces the protein MFNHRTVKLTVGRSWMIWSLCLCLLLTGCLSQKAVSASQSPVTVYHEMGETTLKSPPKRVVLTDPYLLEITSAMGIHPIGVARENEKQTNIPSYLKGRVQPDFKWVGTKQQPDLNAILKLKPDLIIADVNQKQWYPQLSSMAPTLVVRGSGADHWQKVANLLGVVFQKTGQAQALLKRNQQTADRVRALSSRYQGMKVLPVELMGSHRVRVYTKMSDLAVLLDDVGLSVSFSRKKQPYVDLDGAKLAGLPADTLIVVRQASDSPGQIKKDPVLRKLPAVKAGRVVEVTAEWALQRNGPLSDEKLMNELYGQLSKGLSWKNPEPTHHMQPAKPAPSKVE, from the coding sequence ATGTTCAATCACCGTACCGTGAAGTTGACGGTTGGGCGGTCATGGATGATCTGGAGTTTGTGTCTGTGTTTGCTCCTCACCGGCTGTCTGTCGCAAAAGGCGGTCTCTGCTTCGCAATCGCCGGTGACGGTGTATCACGAGATGGGGGAGACAACGTTGAAATCACCGCCCAAACGGGTGGTGCTGACGGATCCCTATCTGTTGGAAATCACGTCGGCCATGGGGATTCATCCGATCGGCGTGGCCAGGGAGAATGAAAAACAAACAAACATTCCAAGCTATTTGAAAGGACGTGTACAGCCCGACTTCAAGTGGGTCGGTACCAAACAGCAACCGGATTTGAACGCCATTCTCAAATTGAAACCCGATCTGATCATCGCCGATGTCAATCAAAAGCAATGGTATCCTCAATTGTCATCCATGGCGCCGACCCTGGTGGTTCGGGGATCAGGAGCGGATCATTGGCAGAAGGTGGCCAATCTCCTGGGCGTGGTGTTCCAAAAAACGGGACAAGCTCAGGCATTGCTGAAGCGGAATCAGCAGACGGCCGATCGTGTCCGCGCATTGTCATCCCGGTATCAGGGAATGAAAGTATTACCGGTGGAATTGATGGGTTCCCACCGCGTGCGGGTGTACACGAAAATGTCGGATTTGGCCGTTTTGTTGGACGATGTGGGATTGAGCGTTTCCTTTTCCAGGAAAAAACAACCGTACGTGGATCTGGACGGTGCCAAATTAGCGGGCCTTCCCGCAGATACGTTGATCGTCGTGCGCCAGGCATCGGATTCACCGGGGCAAATCAAAAAGGACCCGGTTCTGCGGAAACTTCCGGCAGTCAAAGCCGGGCGGGTGGTGGAAGTGACGGCGGAATGGGCGTTGCAGCGGAATGGACCACTTTCCGACGAAAAACTGATGAACGAACTGTACGGACAATTGTCCAAAGGTCTGAGCTGGAAAAATCCAGAACCCACTCATCATATGCAACCGGCCAAGCCCGCACCGTCGAAAGTGGAATAA
- a CDS encoding bifunctional homocysteine S-methyltransferase/methylenetetrahydrofolate reductase: MSGRDLRQCLQNGLLVGDGAMATYLYQQGIPVGICYEELSLTQPDVIRSVHRAYYEAGARLIETNTYGANRERLERYGLEGKVTRINREAVSVARSSVGDDAFVVGSIGSILAGRVPHYDTEEYRDMYEEQATALLHAGVDGIVLETFLDLEELLLAVEVIRPLTDRPVIAQLALMEVARTRDAYTLDEAFAHLAKSGVDGVGFNCRLGPTELLRALEQTVIPSHVWISVFPNAGRLGLVDGNYEYQTSPAYFGESALRLREQGVRIIGGCCGTTPAHIRAMAESLRDLSPLPRVNPKNKTETSARRVPIHLRQRTKPTIVERVQREYTVIVELDPPKDLEISSFLEGAARLHAAGAAAITMADNSLATTRMSNMALGAIVKSQLGIDPLVHITCRDRNLIGQQSHVMGLHALGIDQVLVITGDPTRIGDLPGASSIYDVTSFELIRMLKQLNEGISFSGKPLKQRAQFVVGAAFNPHVRHLDAAVRRLEKKVEAGADFIMTQPVYDADGIRQIAQATAHLDIPVFIGIMPLTGYRNALFLHNEVPGIKIPADVLERMKDLKGEEGRKMGVAIARELLDVAMAHFRGIYLITPFAYWQMTEELTHYVLRSKQNAWVQSVGGQG; encoded by the coding sequence GTGTCCGGACGAGATTTGCGCCAGTGTTTGCAAAACGGTTTGCTCGTCGGCGACGGGGCGATGGCCACGTACCTGTACCAACAGGGCATACCGGTGGGAATTTGTTATGAGGAGCTGTCACTGACGCAGCCGGATGTGATCCGTTCGGTCCATCGCGCCTATTATGAAGCAGGTGCGCGCCTGATCGAAACCAATACGTACGGTGCCAACCGGGAGCGATTGGAGCGCTACGGACTGGAGGGGAAAGTGACGCGGATCAACCGTGAGGCGGTGTCGGTGGCCCGTTCGTCCGTCGGTGACGATGCGTTTGTCGTCGGATCGATCGGATCGATTTTGGCCGGGAGAGTGCCGCATTACGACACGGAAGAGTACCGCGACATGTATGAGGAACAGGCCACGGCGCTGTTGCACGCCGGGGTGGACGGGATCGTGTTGGAGACGTTTCTCGATTTGGAAGAGCTTCTTTTGGCCGTGGAGGTGATCCGTCCGCTGACGGACCGGCCGGTCATCGCCCAGTTGGCTTTGATGGAAGTGGCGCGGACACGGGATGCCTATACGTTGGATGAGGCATTCGCCCATTTGGCCAAAAGCGGGGTGGACGGTGTCGGATTCAACTGCCGATTGGGGCCGACCGAATTGTTGCGCGCGTTGGAACAGACCGTGATTCCCTCTCACGTGTGGATTTCGGTTTTCCCCAACGCGGGACGGTTGGGATTGGTTGACGGAAATTATGAATATCAGACATCGCCTGCCTATTTCGGTGAGTCCGCATTGCGGTTGCGTGAGCAGGGGGTGCGCATCATCGGCGGTTGTTGCGGCACTACGCCGGCGCACATTCGGGCAATGGCCGAATCGCTTCGGGATTTGTCCCCTCTGCCGCGGGTGAACCCGAAAAACAAGACAGAAACGTCCGCCCGCCGCGTGCCGATCCATTTGCGCCAACGAACCAAACCGACGATCGTCGAGCGGGTGCAGCGGGAATACACCGTCATCGTGGAGCTGGACCCGCCCAAGGATCTGGAAATTTCCTCGTTCCTGGAAGGAGCCGCACGCCTCCATGCGGCGGGAGCGGCAGCGATCACCATGGCGGACAATTCATTGGCCACCACGCGGATGAGCAACATGGCGCTGGGGGCGATCGTCAAATCGCAATTGGGCATTGACCCGTTGGTTCACATCACTTGCCGGGACCGCAACCTGATTGGGCAACAATCCCACGTGATGGGGCTGCATGCGCTGGGGATCGACCAAGTGCTGGTCATCACGGGGGACCCGACGCGGATCGGTGATTTGCCCGGGGCCAGTTCCATCTACGACGTCACGTCGTTTGAGTTGATCCGTATGCTCAAACAGCTCAACGAAGGTATTTCCTTCTCCGGCAAACCGCTGAAGCAACGGGCACAATTCGTGGTCGGTGCCGCGTTCAACCCGCACGTGCGCCATTTGGATGCGGCCGTTCGCCGACTGGAGAAAAAAGTGGAGGCCGGAGCCGATTTCATCATGACCCAGCCCGTATACGACGCCGATGGAATCCGCCAGATCGCCCAGGCAACCGCCCATTTGGACATCCCGGTGTTTATCGGTATCATGCCGTTGACCGGTTACCGCAATGCGCTCTTTTTACACAATGAGGTACCCGGGATTAAAATTCCGGCGGACGTGTTGGAGCGGATGAAAGACCTGAAAGGGGAAGAGGGAAGAAAAATGGGCGTGGCGATCGCCCGGGAGCTGTTGGATGTGGCGATGGCCCATTTCCGCGGTATTTATCTGATCACGCCGTTCGCTTATTGGCAAATGACGGAGGAGCTGACCCACTACGTACTCCGGTCGAAGCAGAACGCATGGGTTCAGAGTGTCGGCGGGCAGGGATGA
- a CDS encoding 4-hydroxy-3-methylbut-2-enyl diphosphate reductase — protein MEVRKITPRGYCYGVVDAMVLARQAAKNLDLPRPIYILGMIVHNRHVVKAFEEEGIITLDGANRLELLEKVDKGTVIFTAHGVSPEVRRRAREKGLTIVDATCPDVTRTHELIKEKVAEGYEVVYIGKSGHPEPEGAMGVAKGHVHLVETEEDVEKLDLKTDKVLVTNQTTMSQWDTAHLMNKVREKYPTAEIHNEICLATQERQEAVAEQAKGTDLVIVVGDPRSNNSNRLAQVAKEIAGVDAVRVSDVTEIQPEWLFGKKLVGVTAGASTPTPITREVIQYLEQFDENDPSTWKPKRTVNMKKLLPPVREKKVR, from the coding sequence ATGGAAGTGAGAAAAATCACCCCGCGAGGGTATTGTTACGGTGTGGTTGATGCCATGGTTTTGGCACGGCAGGCGGCAAAAAACCTGGATTTGCCGCGGCCGATTTACATCTTGGGCATGATCGTGCACAACCGTCATGTGGTGAAGGCGTTTGAAGAGGAAGGCATCATCACATTGGACGGGGCCAATCGGTTGGAACTTTTGGAGAAAGTGGACAAAGGAACCGTCATTTTCACCGCTCACGGTGTATCTCCGGAAGTGCGGCGACGGGCACGAGAAAAAGGTCTCACGATTGTGGACGCCACTTGTCCGGATGTGACCCGCACGCATGAATTGATCAAGGAAAAAGTGGCGGAAGGCTATGAAGTGGTTTATATCGGCAAAAGCGGCCATCCTGAGCCGGAGGGAGCGATGGGGGTGGCCAAGGGTCACGTGCATCTGGTGGAAACGGAAGAGGACGTGGAAAAGTTGGATCTCAAAACGGACAAGGTGCTGGTGACCAACCAAACCACCATGAGCCAGTGGGACACAGCGCATCTGATGAACAAAGTGCGGGAGAAATATCCGACTGCCGAGATCCACAACGAGATCTGCCTGGCCACCCAAGAGCGGCAGGAAGCGGTAGCCGAGCAAGCCAAGGGAACGGATCTGGTCATTGTGGTCGGAGATCCCCGCAGTAACAATTCCAACCGTTTGGCGCAGGTGGCGAAGGAAATCGCCGGTGTTGACGCGGTTCGCGTCAGTGATGTGACGGAAATTCAGCCGGAGTGGTTGTTTGGCAAAAAGTTGGTCGGAGTGACGGCGGGGGCTTCGACACCCACGCCGATTACGCGCGAAGTGATTCAGTATCTGGAGCAGTTCGACGAAAACGATCCGTCTACTTGGAAACCGAAACGGACGGTCAACATGAAAAAGCTGTTGCCCCCCGTACGGGAGAAAAAAGTGCGGTGA
- a CDS encoding glycine betaine ABC transporter substrate-binding protein: MFKRSWLLSICLILLISLTACKDGKTAEPGEIVISGKNWTEQWILAHILGEYLKAHTDMNVQVREGLGTEAILVQALKQGEIDAIVEYTGTGYQAILKKPYKPGMTPQYIYRQTKSGYETQFGSIWLKPLGFYNTYALALRADKAKQLHITKVSDLKRLAPQLSFGAPATFFERKDGYDGMTKMYGLSFGKKVTLNEDLMYKAVANGNVDVITAFTTDPRIKQMNLKILEDDMKYFPPYDAAPVVRQAVLRANPGLEKTLNGLAGKITIPDMMKMNDEVNSKRKTPQEAARDFLKSKGLIPR, from the coding sequence ATGTTCAAAAGAAGTTGGCTGTTATCCATTTGTCTCATTCTGTTGATCAGTCTCACCGCCTGCAAGGACGGGAAGACCGCCGAACCCGGCGAAATCGTCATCTCGGGGAAAAACTGGACGGAGCAATGGATCTTGGCCCACATCTTGGGCGAATATTTGAAAGCCCACACCGATATGAACGTACAAGTACGCGAAGGTTTGGGCACGGAAGCGATCCTGGTCCAAGCCCTCAAGCAAGGGGAAATCGACGCGATTGTAGAGTATACCGGCACTGGCTACCAGGCGATCCTCAAAAAGCCTTACAAGCCGGGAATGACTCCCCAGTATATCTACCGGCAAACCAAATCAGGTTACGAAACCCAATTCGGCAGCATCTGGCTGAAACCGTTGGGCTTTTACAACACGTATGCCTTGGCGCTGCGGGCGGACAAAGCAAAACAACTGCACATCACCAAAGTAAGCGACCTGAAACGGTTGGCCCCCCAACTCTCCTTCGGTGCACCGGCCACTTTTTTCGAGCGCAAAGACGGGTATGACGGTATGACCAAAATGTACGGTCTGTCCTTCGGCAAAAAGGTGACGCTGAATGAGGATCTGATGTACAAAGCGGTTGCCAACGGGAATGTCGACGTGATCACCGCTTTCACCACCGATCCGCGGATCAAGCAGATGAACTTGAAGATTCTCGAGGACGACATGAAATATTTTCCTCCTTACGACGCGGCGCCGGTAGTGCGTCAAGCAGTGTTGCGCGCCAACCCGGGCCTGGAAAAAACATTGAACGGCTTGGCCGGCAAAATCACCATTCCCGACATGATGAAAATGAACGACGAAGTGAACAGCAAACGAAAAACGCCGCAGGAGGCGGCACGGGATTTTCTGAAATCCAAGGGACTGATTCCCCGTTGA
- a CDS encoding DsbA family protein yields MGKKNRTKKKQTVSYQAKRKKKDMRMLTMVTVGLVVLILAIFGIAQLAADGQKEEINRLAQGQPVLGDPKAPVTLIEFGDFKCPVCKRFEETVFPLLKKEYIDTGKVKMAFLNMQFIGPDSVTAGIAGESIYRQNPQAFWQFYDAIYRNQQDEYVIWATPEFLVQLAKQHVSGIDVKRLEQDIRTRKYEADVQRDMDSGKKLGINSVPTIYVNGKKVDNPLDYNQLKQALDQALQESGKKG; encoded by the coding sequence ATGGGGAAAAAGAACCGAACGAAGAAAAAGCAGACCGTGTCATATCAGGCAAAAAGGAAGAAAAAGGACATGCGGATGTTGACGATGGTAACGGTGGGACTGGTTGTGCTGATATTGGCCATCTTCGGCATTGCGCAACTGGCCGCTGACGGTCAAAAAGAGGAGATCAACCGGTTGGCGCAGGGTCAACCCGTCCTGGGCGATCCGAAAGCACCGGTGACACTGATCGAGTTCGGGGATTTCAAGTGCCCGGTGTGCAAACGGTTTGAGGAGACCGTCTTTCCTTTGCTGAAAAAGGAATATATCGACACCGGCAAGGTAAAAATGGCCTTTCTCAACATGCAGTTCATCGGGCCGGATTCCGTGACGGCCGGCATTGCGGGTGAGTCGATTTACCGTCAAAATCCACAGGCGTTCTGGCAGTTCTATGACGCGATCTACCGGAATCAACAGGACGAATATGTCATCTGGGCCACGCCGGAGTTTCTGGTGCAATTGGCCAAGCAGCACGTTTCCGGTATTGACGTGAAACGTCTGGAACAGGACATCCGCACCCGGAAATACGAGGCCGATGTACAGCGGGATATGGACAGCGGAAAGAAACTGGGCATCAATTCGGTTCCGACGATCTACGTCAACGGGAAAAAAGTGGACAATCCGCTGGACTACAATCAATTGAAACAAGCGTTGGATCAAGCGCTTCAGGAATCGGGCAAGAAAGGATAA
- a CDS encoding disulfide oxidoreductase → MGWIRQYGMYFAWVVSLVATGGSLYFSEIAMFEPCKLCWFQRIFMYPLTVLLGIASYRDDRGIISYTLPLSVIGGSISLYHYLLQKVPAMKSFTPCTRGVPCTGEYINWFGFVTIPFLALTAFVLITWFLMAARKGATDEAVETVTERDA, encoded by the coding sequence ATGGGGTGGATTCGGCAATACGGAATGTATTTCGCATGGGTGGTGTCATTGGTTGCGACGGGGGGCAGTTTGTATTTCAGCGAGATCGCGATGTTTGAACCGTGCAAGTTGTGCTGGTTCCAGCGGATTTTTATGTATCCGTTGACGGTGTTGCTGGGAATCGCCAGTTATCGGGATGACCGGGGGATCATTTCCTACACGCTTCCGCTCAGTGTGATCGGCGGTTCCATTTCGCTTTATCATTATCTGCTGCAAAAGGTACCGGCGATGAAGTCGTTCACTCCCTGCACGCGCGGGGTGCCGTGCACGGGCGAATACATCAACTGGTTCGGATTTGTCACCATTCCCTTTTTGGCACTGACGGCGTTTGTATTGATCACTTGGTTCCTGATGGCGGCCCGGAAGGGAGCAACGGACGAGGCTGTTGAAACGGTGACGGAACGGGATGCATAA